In one Thermanaerovibrio velox DSM 12556 genomic region, the following are encoded:
- a CDS encoding anthranilate synthase component I family protein: MGVHEIRGRENLTSLEDFIRLCSEFERVPVIMELSLQGRDPLMIYESLKRSPQGSFLMETPDPQGRWGRYSFIGTEPDRIFTFSNNICIETSPQGRTLAEFPGRDGLKKALGNYLAGTYPPVRDDLPPFLGGAAGYFAYDIISAWEDLFHRNEGKALPCSHLPMASLMGFSSVIAIDHLGDKLFLVVNQHIPRDMGKEGLEGLYRMACLKLEGLRGFLESYLDHKMPQGTSFFLNPLKPLMTKEDFLDMVRKGREHIIAGDICQVVLSQRFSAKTNLPATLIYRALKACNPSPYHFLLELPNITLIGSSPELHVKLAGSKAVTRPLAGTRRRGDTEEEDRRAALELLGNEKERAEHIMLVDLARNDLGRICQPGSVRVTELMGIEQYSQVMHIVSQVEGQKRPEATPLDLLISSFPAGTVSGAPKIRAMEIIGELEGTPRGPYAGAVGYLGFQGSMDTCITIRTIVKEDDRVHIQAGAGVVYDSDPEMEYQETLSKAGAMFKAMKRALQMAAKGEGTR; the protein is encoded by the coding sequence ATGGGAGTTCACGAAATCAGGGGAAGAGAAAATCTTACGTCCCTTGAGGATTTCATAAGGCTCTGCTCTGAATTCGAAAGAGTACCGGTGATAATGGAACTAAGCCTCCAGGGACGGGACCCCCTCATGATCTACGAAAGTCTCAAAAGGTCTCCCCAAGGAAGCTTCCTCATGGAGACCCCGGACCCACAGGGCAGGTGGGGCAGGTATTCATTTATAGGAACCGAGCCGGACAGAATTTTCACATTTTCCAACAACATCTGCATTGAAACCAGCCCCCAGGGCAGGACCTTGGCGGAGTTCCCCGGCAGGGATGGGCTTAAAAAAGCCCTGGGAAACTACCTGGCCGGCACATACCCTCCCGTCAGAGATGACCTTCCCCCGTTCCTTGGAGGAGCGGCGGGATACTTCGCATACGACATAATAAGCGCCTGGGAGGATCTGTTCCACAGAAACGAAGGCAAAGCCCTGCCCTGCTCTCATCTCCCAATGGCGTCACTCATGGGGTTCTCCTCCGTGATAGCCATAGACCACCTAGGTGACAAGCTGTTCCTGGTGGTTAACCAACACATCCCAAGGGACATGGGAAAGGAAGGCCTAGAGGGGCTATACAGGATGGCCTGTTTAAAACTGGAGGGCCTAAGGGGATTCCTGGAGTCCTATCTAGACCATAAAATGCCCCAAGGGACCTCCTTTTTCCTCAATCCACTAAAGCCACTCATGACGAAAGAGGACTTCCTAGACATGGTCCGAAAGGGGCGGGAGCACATAATAGCGGGGGACATATGTCAGGTGGTCCTCTCCCAAAGGTTCTCCGCCAAAACCAACCTTCCCGCCACGCTAATCTACCGAGCCCTCAAGGCATGCAACCCCTCCCCATATCACTTCCTACTGGAACTGCCGAATATCACCCTCATAGGCTCGTCGCCGGAGCTCCATGTGAAGCTCGCGGGATCCAAGGCCGTCACTCGTCCGCTCGCCGGAACCCGCAGAAGGGGAGATACGGAAGAGGAGGACAGGCGCGCCGCACTGGAACTGCTGGGGAACGAAAAGGAAAGGGCGGAGCACATAATGCTGGTTGACCTGGCCCGCAACGACCTTGGAAGGATATGCCAGCCCGGAAGCGTAAGGGTCACCGAGCTCATGGGCATAGAGCAGTACTCCCAGGTGATGCACATCGTATCTCAGGTGGAAGGGCAAAAAAGACCAGAGGCTACTCCGCTGGACCTTCTGATCTCCTCCTTCCCGGCGGGCACCGTATCGGGGGCTCCCAAGATCAGGGCAATGGAGATCATAGGAGAGCTGGAAGGCACCCCAAGGGGACCATACGCGGGAGCGGTGGGCTACCTGGGATTCCAGGGGAGCATGGACACCTGCATAACCATAAGGACCATCGTTAAAGAAGATGACAGGGTACACATTCAGGCCGGGGCGGGCGTAGTTTACGATTCGGATCCGGAGATGGAGTACCAAGAGACCCTAAGCAAGGCTGGGGCCATGTTCAAAGCCATGAAAAGGGCCCTGCAGATGGCGGCGAAAGGAGAAGGTACGAGATGA
- a CDS encoding MarR family winged helix-turn-helix transcriptional regulator has protein sequence MRPSDSGMREKASALRAALRGLVRGLGLLDRDGACCGGVTLAQCHALGEIADSGGLSLMELSRRLGLHKSTVSRTVDPLVEMGLVAQERDPLDRRRYVLSLTAKGVEVERRISATVELRCLRILEALDPASHDKVLSGVEELLMGLRKALEKEEGECDCVDL, from the coding sequence TTGAGGCCATCGGATTCGGGCATGAGGGAGAAAGCCTCGGCCCTTAGAGCGGCCCTTAGGGGCCTTGTGAGGGGCCTTGGCCTTCTGGACAGGGATGGGGCATGCTGTGGGGGGGTAACCTTGGCCCAGTGTCACGCCCTAGGAGAGATCGCAGACTCCGGCGGGCTGTCGTTGATGGAGCTGTCCCGAAGGCTTGGGCTCCATAAGAGCACCGTGAGCAGGACCGTTGATCCTCTGGTGGAAATGGGGTTGGTGGCCCAGGAGAGGGATCCATTGGACAGGAGGCGGTACGTTCTGTCCCTCACAGCTAAGGGGGTGGAGGTGGAAAGACGCATATCCGCCACCGTGGAGCTTCGGTGTCTTCGGATACTCGAGGCCCTTGACCCAGCATCCCATGACAAGGTGCTTTCCGGGGTGGAGGAACTGCTCATGGGGCTTAGAAAGGCCCTTGAGAAGGAAGAAGGGGAGTGTGATTGCGTTGACCTTTAG
- the rplS gene encoding 50S ribosomal protein L19 translates to MIDPRIALVEKRYSKADPVPPFRPGDTVKVHVKVKEGNRERIQVFEGVVIARQHGGIRENFVVRKVSNGVGVERIFPVHCPSVDKVEVVRRGRVRRAKLYYLRKLSGKAARIKERREF, encoded by the coding sequence ATGATAGATCCGCGCATCGCCTTGGTGGAGAAGAGGTATTCCAAGGCCGATCCCGTGCCCCCTTTCAGGCCCGGTGACACCGTGAAGGTGCACGTTAAGGTTAAGGAGGGTAACCGGGAGAGGATTCAGGTGTTCGAGGGTGTTGTGATAGCCCGTCAGCACGGTGGCATAAGGGAGAACTTCGTGGTGAGGAAGGTCTCCAACGGCGTGGGTGTGGAGAGGATATTCCCCGTCCACTGCCCCAGCGTTGACAAGGTTGAGGTGGTGCGTCGCGGCCGGGTGCGCAGGGCGAAGCTCTACTACCTGCGCAAGCTCTCCGGCAAGGCGGCCAGGATAAAGGAGCGTCGGGAGTTCTAG
- a CDS encoding DUF4198 domain-containing protein — translation MTVPSLASAHGVWIGEQQSKMTIILGEGAANDAYDPSKVKWVRAYGDGTGQVPVEIQRLQDHVIITKAPGAQIITLAFDHGYWSQDSSGKWHNKPKSQINNPVGDGMRALKFSTSYIGPSASPAVIPDLDLQVVPSVNPLSLKKGDSLKVRVLLHGKPVKGASLYPDFIGDVDVSVKTDNDGYAIVRVPSAGLNVIGAKVNVENPDKSDRDGEKINYFATLVFNLQKDED, via the coding sequence ATGACGGTACCGTCCCTTGCCAGCGCTCACGGTGTTTGGATAGGGGAGCAGCAGTCGAAGATGACCATAATCCTTGGGGAAGGCGCCGCAAACGACGCTTACGACCCGTCAAAGGTCAAATGGGTCAGGGCGTATGGAGATGGCACAGGTCAAGTACCTGTGGAAATTCAGAGGCTCCAGGACCACGTGATAATAACGAAAGCCCCTGGCGCTCAGATAATCACCCTGGCGTTCGACCACGGATACTGGTCCCAGGATAGCTCCGGCAAGTGGCATAATAAACCCAAGTCACAAATCAACAACCCCGTAGGAGATGGCATGAGGGCCCTCAAGTTCTCCACATCCTACATCGGCCCTTCCGCATCCCCCGCCGTTATTCCTGACCTTGACCTGCAGGTGGTTCCGTCGGTAAACCCGTTGTCCCTCAAAAAGGGGGACAGCCTCAAAGTAAGAGTCCTGCTCCACGGGAAGCCGGTTAAGGGTGCCTCCCTGTACCCGGACTTCATCGGAGATGTGGATGTGTCGGTTAAGACCGATAATGACGGCTACGCCATCGTAAGGGTTCCATCAGCGGGGCTAAACGTGATAGGCGCAAAGGTGAACGTGGAAAACCCGGATAAATCCGACAGGGACGGGGAGAAGATAAACTACTTCGCCACCTTGGTTTTTAATCTACAAAAGGACGAGGACTAA
- a CDS encoding anthranilate synthase component II → MILMIDNYDSFTWNLVQYLSELDDVRTFRNDRITLSKIKAMNPSHIVISPGPGTPEEAGVSMEVIRVFMGRIPIMGVCLGHQAIGCAMGGRLVRAAKPCHGKTSSIYHNRKGIFYGLPTPFKATRYHSLVLEENSLPKELTVTARADDGTVMGLQHLSLPLFGVQFHPESILTEGGMRIIRNFYHTKPAGKELGHQC, encoded by the coding sequence ATGATCCTGATGATAGACAACTACGACTCCTTTACCTGGAACCTGGTGCAGTACCTATCGGAGCTGGATGATGTACGGACGTTCCGAAACGACCGGATCACACTTTCAAAGATCAAGGCCATGAACCCTTCACACATCGTCATATCCCCTGGACCCGGGACCCCGGAGGAGGCGGGAGTGTCAATGGAAGTGATCCGGGTCTTCATGGGGCGGATCCCCATCATGGGGGTCTGCCTGGGACACCAGGCGATAGGTTGCGCCATGGGTGGACGCCTCGTTCGGGCGGCTAAACCGTGCCACGGCAAGACCTCCTCCATCTATCACAACAGAAAGGGGATCTTCTACGGACTGCCCACCCCTTTCAAAGCCACCCGCTATCACTCGCTGGTGTTGGAAGAAAACTCTCTCCCCAAGGAGTTAACGGTCACCGCCAGGGCGGACGACGGAACCGTCATGGGGCTTCAACACCTAAGCCTTCCCCTCTTTGGTGTCCAGTTTCATCCCGAATCGATACTCACCGAAGGGGGCATGAGGATCATCAGGAATTTCTACCACACAAAACCCGCTGGGAAGGAGCTGGGACATCAATGCTAA
- a CDS encoding phosphoribosylanthranilate isomerase: MIRVKVCGITREEDALEAARLGADALGFIMAQSPRRVSLGQAASIIQRLPPFLSVVGVMADPTEEELREAVESRMFDYLQFHGNEPPSLLANLPIKTIKALGISLREDLEALESYKEAAHFFLLDTKVKGVSGGTGQPFDWSLLQGVRFSRPFILAGGLGPKNITKAIRQASPHGVDINSAIETSHGIKDHRLMGMAIMAAKGRTPKTREVIIHDT; encoded by the coding sequence GTGATCCGGGTAAAGGTTTGTGGGATCACCAGGGAGGAGGACGCCTTAGAGGCCGCCAGACTGGGAGCCGATGCTTTGGGCTTCATTATGGCTCAAAGCCCCCGAAGGGTCAGCCTTGGGCAAGCAGCTTCCATAATCCAACGGCTTCCCCCGTTCCTCTCCGTGGTGGGGGTGATGGCGGACCCCACCGAAGAGGAGCTGCGGGAAGCAGTTGAAAGCCGCATGTTCGACTACCTCCAGTTCCACGGCAACGAACCCCCTTCTCTACTTGCAAATCTTCCTATCAAAACCATAAAGGCCCTCGGGATCTCTCTCAGGGAAGACCTTGAAGCCCTGGAAAGCTACAAGGAAGCGGCTCACTTCTTCCTATTGGACACAAAGGTAAAGGGCGTTTCAGGAGGCACTGGGCAGCCCTTTGACTGGTCTCTACTGCAGGGAGTCCGTTTTTCTCGCCCCTTCATCCTGGCCGGCGGGTTGGGGCCCAAAAACATAACTAAGGCCATAAGGCAAGCAAGCCCCCATGGGGTGGACATAAACAGCGCCATCGAAACATCCCATGGAATAAAAGACCACCGCCTCATGGGAATGGCAATCATGGCGGCTAAAGGCCGAACCCCAAAAACAAGAGAGGTGATCATCCATGATACGTAA
- a CDS encoding GNAT family N-acetyltransferase yields the protein MSPRLPFNSFFDPLGDVLFSTLKDSAVETRELFMLLRSRGLTDRGLEAHREHMIVALSGRRLIGAVGAVPLGSWGMIRSLCVLPDFEGLGIGGELLRLGEERLLEQGTSRAWLISGSSPAGRRVISPSRDMNGPCRFQAP from the coding sequence TTGAGTCCCCGATTGCCTTTCAACAGTTTTTTTGACCCCTTGGGAGACGTGCTGTTCTCCACGCTCAAGGACTCCGCCGTGGAGACAAGGGAGCTCTTCATGCTCTTAAGGTCCCGAGGGCTCACCGATCGGGGGCTTGAAGCCCACAGGGAGCACATGATCGTGGCGCTCAGCGGAAGGCGGCTCATAGGCGCCGTGGGGGCAGTTCCCTTGGGTTCCTGGGGCATGATAAGGTCCCTGTGCGTCCTTCCGGATTTTGAAGGCCTTGGGATCGGCGGAGAACTGCTTAGGCTTGGGGAGGAACGGCTGCTTGAACAGGGGACCTCTCGGGCGTGGCTCATCAGTGGCTCATCACCGGCGGGGCGGAGGGTTATTTCACCTTCAAGGGATATGAACGGGCCTTGCAGGTTCCAAGCCCCGTAG
- the trpD gene encoding anthranilate phosphoribosyltransferase has translation MLKEQLEKILSGKNLAPQEMADAMESILSGGEPDALVGAFLAGLRAKGETVEEIASAASVIRSKVVPVNLKGKTLIDIVGTGGDRAGTINISTGASFIAAAAGSLVAKHGNRSVSSRCGSADILEALGIPLLDKPEDVKACISKTGYGFIFAPHFNSPMKNVAPIRKAIGLRTIFNILGPLSNPAKPSHQLVGVFSPKLVRPITEVLALLGVSRAMVFHGHGGLDELSLSGPNRVCLLNRGKIQDMEILPEDAGLSRAPLGYASGGGVNENRRILLDIFGGMRGPMRDVVVLNAAAALYVDGLTTGIFEGARMAEQIIDSGLAMKKLEEVVRFSRSITGKEEAV, from the coding sequence ATGCTAAAGGAGCAACTTGAAAAGATCCTATCGGGGAAAAACCTTGCTCCCCAAGAGATGGCGGACGCCATGGAAAGCATCTTGTCCGGCGGTGAGCCCGACGCCCTGGTGGGGGCCTTCCTGGCGGGACTTCGCGCCAAGGGAGAGACCGTGGAGGAGATAGCCTCCGCAGCTTCGGTGATCAGGAGCAAAGTCGTTCCTGTAAATCTAAAGGGGAAAACCCTCATTGACATCGTTGGAACCGGCGGTGATCGTGCTGGTACCATCAACATATCCACCGGCGCCTCGTTCATAGCCGCCGCGGCGGGGTCTTTGGTGGCCAAACACGGGAACCGATCCGTATCAAGCCGTTGCGGAAGCGCCGACATCCTGGAAGCCCTAGGGATACCGCTGTTAGATAAGCCAGAGGACGTGAAAGCCTGCATCAGCAAAACTGGCTACGGCTTCATCTTCGCTCCCCACTTCAACAGTCCCATGAAAAACGTCGCCCCGATACGGAAGGCCATAGGGCTTCGAACTATCTTCAATATCTTAGGCCCCCTCTCAAACCCAGCAAAGCCATCCCACCAGCTGGTGGGGGTCTTCTCCCCCAAGCTGGTCCGGCCCATAACTGAGGTCCTGGCCCTACTCGGGGTCAGTAGGGCAATGGTGTTTCACGGCCATGGCGGGTTGGACGAGCTTTCGCTTAGCGGTCCCAACAGGGTGTGTCTGCTGAACCGAGGGAAGATCCAGGACATGGAGATACTTCCCGAGGACGCGGGGCTAAGCAGAGCACCCTTGGGGTACGCCTCAGGAGGCGGCGTAAACGAGAACCGCCGGATCTTGTTGGACATATTCGGCGGCATGAGGGGGCCAATGAGAGACGTGGTGGTGCTCAACGCCGCCGCCGCACTGTACGTGGACGGGCTAACCACCGGGATATTCGAAGGAGCCCGCATGGCAGAACAAATCATAGACAGCGGCCTTGCTATGAAAAAGCTTGAAGAGGTGGTCCGATTCTCCAGGTCAATAACAGGAAAGGAGGAGGCAGTATGA
- the trpA gene encoding tryptophan synthase subunit alpha — translation MNSLKKTFENRKALIAFVMAGDPDINTSADICSTLESSGADILELGIPFSDPLADGPIIQASGQRSLRRGTTLASVLDLAETLRNSVKVPLLLMGYVNPILRYGYERFARRAAEAGIDGVIVADLPFDEGKGLRTALDREGLINIPMVSPNSPEKRLQEMGRDAKGFVYCVSMLGTTGSHKDLHEDMEGYLRRVRRHFSIPTVVGFGIKDPERAQRAAALAEGVVVGSAIMDLVSKHQEDKERLLEEVRHLTSKMRAVLGP, via the coding sequence ATGAACAGCCTTAAAAAAACATTCGAAAACCGCAAGGCCCTCATCGCCTTCGTAATGGCAGGGGACCCGGACATTAACACCTCCGCGGATATCTGCTCCACCCTGGAAAGTTCGGGAGCCGACATATTGGAGCTGGGGATACCATTCTCTGACCCGCTGGCTGACGGGCCGATCATACAGGCCTCTGGACAGCGATCACTGAGGAGGGGAACCACCCTCGCCTCGGTGCTGGATTTGGCAGAAACCCTAAGGAACTCCGTTAAGGTACCGCTGCTTCTCATGGGATACGTGAATCCCATCCTGCGGTATGGGTATGAGCGATTTGCCCGCCGGGCCGCGGAAGCCGGGATCGATGGGGTTATCGTGGCGGACCTCCCGTTCGACGAAGGGAAAGGCCTAAGGACTGCCCTGGATCGTGAGGGACTGATAAACATCCCCATGGTATCCCCCAACTCGCCGGAGAAGCGTCTCCAGGAGATGGGAAGAGATGCCAAGGGGTTCGTGTATTGCGTCTCAATGCTGGGGACCACCGGATCCCATAAGGACCTTCACGAGGACATGGAGGGCTACCTCCGGCGGGTCAGGAGACATTTTAGCATACCTACGGTGGTGGGCTTCGGCATAAAGGACCCCGAACGAGCCCAGAGGGCGGCAGCTCTGGCGGAGGGAGTGGTGGTTGGAAGCGCCATAATGGACCTGGTTAGTAAGCACCAGGAGGACAAGGAGCGCCTACTTGAGGAAGTACGGCATCTTACCAGCAAAATGAGGGCCGTCCTAGGACCTTGA
- a CDS encoding methyltransferase domain-containing protein, translating into MINLSPLKEAVFAESFRVLKEGGRFVAADVVALRPVPAELKRNFEAFSGCLAGALSVEGFRSMLLEGGFCSVDVKVIKKYRFSGEDAERLFGAEVEQLDQAFGSAVVLARKGAAR; encoded by the coding sequence GTGATCAACCTTTCCCCTTTGAAGGAGGCGGTTTTCGCCGAGTCCTTCCGGGTTCTCAAGGAGGGTGGGCGTTTTGTGGCCGCCGACGTGGTGGCCCTGCGCCCGGTCCCTGCTGAGCTTAAGCGGAACTTTGAGGCCTTCAGCGGATGTCTTGCAGGGGCCCTTTCGGTGGAGGGTTTCCGTTCGATGCTCCTTGAGGGGGGGTTTTGCTCTGTAGATGTGAAGGTTATTAAGAAGTACCGATTCTCAGGTGAAGACGCGGAACGGCTCTTCGGGGCCGAGGTGGAACAGTTGGACCAGGCCTTCGGCAGCGCGGTGGTGTTGGCTAGGAAGGGGGCGGCCCGTTGA
- the trpC gene encoding indole-3-glycerol phosphate synthase TrpC has product MILDRIVLEKNHQVQKIKGPKLSLKARLATPGISIIGEIKKASPSKGILADPFEPDKQLEAYIKGGADGISIVTDQPFFQGSPDIMRQLRPKADIPFIRKDFIVDPVQVYESLFLGADAVLLIAAILPGKRLQRMLGTARSLGLEAVVEVHDQEDLRRALETETDIIGINNRDLRDFSVNLNTTYRIMEELRRLEPSSHRYVIAESGISCREDVVFLEKAGVHGILVGESLMVSKNPSTHIKRLKGLIE; this is encoded by the coding sequence ATGATACTGGACCGCATAGTGCTTGAGAAAAACCACCAGGTGCAGAAGATAAAAGGCCCCAAGCTGTCTCTGAAGGCCCGTCTGGCCACGCCGGGAATCTCCATAATAGGGGAGATAAAGAAGGCCAGTCCCAGCAAGGGCATCTTGGCGGACCCCTTTGAGCCGGATAAACAGCTTGAAGCCTACATCAAAGGCGGGGCTGACGGAATTTCAATAGTGACCGACCAGCCCTTCTTCCAAGGAAGCCCAGACATAATGCGGCAGCTCCGCCCTAAGGCAGATATCCCTTTTATTAGAAAGGACTTCATCGTGGACCCGGTACAGGTTTATGAAAGCCTCTTCCTAGGGGCCGACGCGGTGCTTCTAATAGCCGCCATACTCCCTGGTAAGAGGCTGCAGCGCATGTTGGGAACCGCAAGGTCCCTCGGTCTGGAGGCAGTGGTGGAGGTGCACGACCAAGAGGACCTCCGAAGAGCCTTGGAGACCGAAACGGACATAATAGGCATCAACAACCGGGACCTGCGGGACTTCTCCGTAAACCTTAACACCACGTACCGGATCATGGAGGAACTCCGGCGACTTGAACCCTCAAGCCACCGGTATGTGATAGCCGAAAGCGGGATATCCTGCCGGGAAGACGTGGTCTTCCTTGAGAAGGCGGGGGTTCACGGGATCCTTGTGGGGGAAAGCCTCATGGTCTCCAAGAACCCTTCTACCCACATAAAAAGGCTCAAGGGGTTGATAGAGTGA
- a CDS encoding methyltransferase domain-containing protein, with product MTFSDFSSHGAREIKEKVRKRYAENLVSRSCCGSCGCGGLEAITEGNYGEEHMSVVPQGAEHVSFGCGNPVEHADLMPGERVLDLGCGTGLDALLAAVQVGPEGSVVGLDMTPQMIERARSNRMAWGLDNVEFLLGEDGAHTPAGSIGGRGHLQLRDQPFPFEGGGFRRVLPGSQGGWAFCGRRRGGPAPGPC from the coding sequence TTGACCTTTAGTGATTTTTCTTCCCACGGGGCAAGGGAGATAAAGGAGAAGGTGAGGAAGAGGTACGCGGAGAACCTGGTTTCGAGAAGCTGTTGTGGCAGCTGCGGCTGTGGAGGCTTGGAGGCCATAACGGAGGGTAACTACGGCGAAGAGCACATGTCCGTGGTGCCCCAGGGGGCGGAGCACGTGTCCTTTGGATGCGGCAACCCGGTGGAGCACGCGGATCTCATGCCCGGGGAGCGGGTGCTGGACCTTGGGTGTGGAACTGGGCTTGACGCCCTGCTGGCGGCGGTGCAGGTGGGGCCTGAGGGGTCCGTGGTGGGGCTTGACATGACGCCCCAGATGATAGAGAGGGCCCGATCCAACCGAATGGCCTGGGGGCTTGACAACGTGGAGTTCCTCCTGGGGGAGGATGGAGCGCATACCCCTGCCGGATCTATCGGTGGACGTGGTCATCTCCAACTGCGTGATCAACCTTTCCCCTTTGAAGGAGGCGGTTTTCGCCGAGTCCTTCCGGGTTCTCAAGGAGGGTGGGCGTTTTGTGGCCGCCGACGTGGTGGCCCTGCGCCCGGTCCCTGCTGA
- the trpB gene encoding tryptophan synthase subunit beta translates to MIRNGYFGPFGGRFVPETLIPALEELERAYNEIKEDRAFQEELKELLHRYGGRPTPLTFAERLTLHAGGAKIYLKREDLNHTGAHKINNALGQALLARRLGKRRVIAETGAGQHGVAVASAAARLGLECHVFMGTEDMKRQSLNVERMHILGAQVIPVSSGSMTLKDATNEAIRHWVANVEDTHYIIGSAVGPHPYPSLVRDFQRVIGDETRQQILQYEGRLPDVLIACVGGGSNAIGLFYPFIPDKSVRLIGVEGAGKGLQTGLHAASLTAGSPGVFHGCRSYLLQDQDGQIIEAYSISAGLDYPGVGPEHSFLMETKRAEYTSVTDQEALEAFFILSRLEGIIPALESAHAVAHAIRLASDLHKDQVVVVNLSGRGDKDRHSVKSIVGGDNP, encoded by the coding sequence ATGATACGTAATGGATATTTCGGCCCCTTCGGCGGGAGGTTCGTACCAGAAACCCTGATCCCCGCATTGGAAGAACTGGAAAGGGCCTACAATGAAATAAAGGAGGACCGGGCTTTTCAAGAGGAACTGAAAGAGCTGCTCCACCGGTACGGGGGACGCCCTACCCCCTTGACCTTTGCGGAGAGGCTGACCCTACACGCCGGAGGGGCAAAGATCTATCTAAAGAGGGAGGACCTAAACCATACGGGGGCGCACAAGATAAACAACGCCCTAGGGCAAGCGCTGCTAGCCCGCCGCCTAGGGAAGCGCAGGGTCATCGCAGAGACCGGCGCGGGTCAGCACGGGGTTGCGGTGGCCAGCGCGGCAGCCCGGCTAGGACTTGAATGCCACGTGTTCATGGGGACGGAGGACATGAAACGGCAGTCCCTTAACGTGGAAAGGATGCACATCCTGGGAGCCCAGGTCATCCCCGTCTCATCGGGAAGCATGACGCTGAAGGACGCCACAAACGAGGCCATCCGGCACTGGGTGGCTAACGTGGAGGACACCCACTACATAATCGGCTCCGCCGTAGGACCACATCCATATCCATCGCTGGTTAGGGATTTTCAGCGAGTCATAGGAGACGAGACCCGCCAGCAGATCCTACAGTACGAGGGGCGCCTTCCCGACGTCCTCATAGCCTGTGTTGGGGGCGGAAGCAACGCCATAGGCCTGTTCTATCCATTCATTCCCGACAAATCCGTACGCCTCATCGGCGTTGAGGGCGCAGGCAAGGGGCTTCAAACGGGGCTTCACGCCGCATCCTTAACGGCAGGAAGCCCAGGCGTATTCCACGGCTGCCGGTCCTACCTTCTGCAGGACCAGGACGGCCAGATAATCGAGGCGTATTCCATCTCCGCTGGCCTAGATTACCCCGGTGTGGGTCCTGAACACAGCTTCCTCATGGAGACCAAAAGGGCTGAATACACATCCGTAACGGACCAGGAAGCCCTGGAAGCCTTCTTCATCCTATCCCGCCTGGAGGGGATCATACCGGCCCTGGAAAGCGCCCATGCGGTGGCCCATGCAATCCGCCTTGCCTCAGATCTCCACAAGGACCAAGTGGTGGTCGTAAACCTCTCCGGAAGGGGCGACAAGGACAGGCATTCTGTTAAATCCATCGTTGGAGGCGATAACCCATGA